The Candidatus Poribacteria bacterium region AGCGGATATATCCGTGATGTAGGGAAATTCAACTTCCCGCGACTGGTGCGGATTGCGGTTAAACACCAGGGTTGTTAGGTTTGTGAGATCCTTGAGGGGGGATAGGTCGCTGATCGGGTTACCCGAAAGGTTCAGAGTTTCCAATTGTGTGAGGTTCCTAAGAGGGGATAGGTCGCTGATATTATTACTGAGAAAAATCAGACCCTCTGTACTGGTGGCATGTTCGAGACTGGTAAGATCGCTAATGGTGTTATTGTTGACGCTGATGTCTGTCGTGATGTTATTCATGTCCTGCTCAGTGATTGTATCTCCAGGATTCTTACCGAGCTTGGTTTCGATAGCACCACGGAGGACATCATCTGGGATGTTCACAGGGTCGTTTGGACCTGCGTTTGCCGGATGGAGCAGTGTGAGAAGGAAAATACAACATACGGAAAGGGTGAAGAAAAATTTTGTCATCTAAAACATACCTCCCTATTTCTACTGATTAGAGGTCGGTTTCCAACGTTTATTTGCCACAGGTAGAGATGAATGGCGTGAACCGTGAACGCAGACAGCCATACCGCAAACCACAAGCGAGCAGGCGCGGAAAAACCGCGACAGCAGCAACGCTGGTGTAACTTTGTGAAGGGGTATGCGAAGTGGCTGTGCTTATCAGTTGTAAAGTGGGGGGAGGGGGTAAATGCTTGTTAGTTCTACGCTGGCAGCCCAAAGCTGCGTGGAGTTGGAGGTACGCAATGGCTCCTCACCTTGGGACATAGAGAACAGCCATTCAGGGATATTAACATTAACCTTGATGTCTCTGATTTTCAATACTGATGCTCCTTATTGTTTTTTCTGGATAAGATTTACGCAATTCATCGGAGCCCGTTCCATTTCTAACTGTTCCTATGAAGGGTCGGGATTACAAATCCCTCCTACAAAGAAACTAAGGTTTTCTTGCAGGTAGGACTTACGCAATTTATCAGGGAGCGTTCCATTTCTAACTGCCCTATAATGAGTCGGGGTTGCAAACCCTCCTACAGGGAAACTGAGTAACACTATGGAGATTATATCAAAAGTCGCAATTTTAGTCAAATATTTTCATAGTTACGCGAACAATTTGGGAAAAAAATAGAGATGTGATATAATAGGATCATGAAAGATTTTTTACTGTTATTCTTCAACGTTTTACTAACGGTCATCGGGCAGATTTTGTTTAAGCACGGTATGAACACAGTCGGTCGTATCAATAGCCTACGGGACGCCATGGACAAATTGGTACAGGCGTTCCTGAACCCTTATATCCTCAGTGGAATTGCGATATACGGTTTTACAACGCTCGTCTGGCTGATTATCCTGTCACGTGTTAAACTGAGTATTGCGTATCCGATGTTGAGTTCTGGGTATGTCCTGTCAATCCTGTTTTCTTGGATGGTGTTCAAGGAATCTGTCCCTAAGATTCGTATTATCGGTGCTCTGATCATCTGTATCGGGGTCTATCTTGTGGCGCAAGGAGAATCTTAATCAATGGTAGCTCCTGCTGGGGGGCCAATGACCCCAGAAACTGAATCGTTAAAAAGCCGTTCTTTCGTTGCGATGGTCCTGTCGGCGATCCTTCCGGGACTCGGTCAACTTTACTTAGGTCAATCTCCAAAGGCGATTGTCCTTTTGGTCATTTTCGCTTCTGCAATTGGTATTTTCTACCTGAATTCGTTGCCCGTAACAGGATGGGATGATTTAATGCGGTTTAAACCTGCGAGGCAGGAGAACACCGCAACAGACGGGATCGAGGACTCTGAAGCGCAAGAACCTTATTCGTTTCACATCTGGACGTTTGACGATGGCGAAAAACTGATGTATCGACCCTCTTGGAAACTGAAGATCAGTGCGGCTATTCAAGGTATTTTGTGTTGGCTCTACGCAGTTGGCGATGGATGGAGAGGTAGACGGAGAAGCCGACCGTAAGTCCGTAAACCGCATAAATCCCGCTCCGAAGACGAAAGTTTCGAAGTTGCGAAGTATGCTAAAGTTTGTAAGTTTAAAGAGACGCGCTTGCGACTTTACAGATTTTAGAACTCTTTACAACTTTCTACCAAAAACGTAGCCTGCAATAATACGCAGGCGACTCTACGGAAAAGAACGTGAAACTATTAACCTACTTGACCGAACCGCAAGGGATAATTAAAATATGTAGCATTCTTCTCGTTGTCTTAGTGACCGGGTGTCAAGACGATACGGCGGTTCTGAAAAAGAGTGAAGAACTTCTAAACGCTGGAACCCCACAAGCAGCGATAGAGGAACTGGTGGCTTTTATCGAGACGGCACCGGAGAATCCGAAGGCACGGATGTTATTGGGAAAAGCCTACAGTGACGTGGGGCGTTACACCGACGCGATTCTCGAGTTACAAAAGGCTTCACAACTTTATGTTGCTCAACCGGAAGAACGGATTGCAGCGCGACTTGAATTGGCGCGTACCTATCTGAAGTTCGGTGATAGAAGTTCCGCCTTTCGTGTACTTCGACTCGTTCAGCGGAGTACGCTGGATCCTGAGGTCTTGCGCGAAATCATCGAACTCGTGGGGGACAGTTACCATACAAAGCGGTTGACCCGTGGCGATTCAGATAACTATTCACCGACCTTTTCACCGGACGGCACACAAATTGCGTTTGCCTCCTTTCGACTCGACAACGGCGAAATCTATTTGATGGACTTAAATGGGCGTATCCAACGCCGTGTAACCTTCACAACGGATTTCAACGACAGTTCACCGGCATTCCTCACGACCCCAAACTATCTGTTTTATAGCAGCGAACCGAAGTCCTCTCGGGAAGTGAAAGTTGTCATCCAAAGCAGCGGCTCCACGCCAATTTACGCTGGATTCCATGTAACACATATTCATAGCAAGATAACGCGAACCGTTTTGCCTGTGAGTTTCGGTGCTCGCGTGCCGCGTAGATCGCCTGCCGGCAATCAGGTTATTTATGAGTCGAACGTAGATGGAAACTTGGAATTATACCTCCTCGATTTGGCGGGACTGGATCTGGCACAACTCACGCCGGAAGATGTTGTACCGAAACGTATTACCTTTAACGAAACCGATGACGGGAGTCCCGCATTCTTTCCGGATGGAAAGCGTGTTATATTTGTCGCCTCTCGAAACGAATTAAACCAACTTTATACTATAGACATTGACGGGAAAAACGAAAAACATTTCAATCCGAATCGCTATGGGTGTTATAACCCCACGGTGTCGCCTGACGGAAAAACGATTGCGTATGTTTCTGCCAGAGACGGCGACTGGGAGATTTATCTCATTGATGCAGATGGTAAAAATGAGCGACGGATTACCAGTGACATCGGTAGGTCTATTCAACCCGCCTTTTCACCGGATGGACGCTCCCTGGCGTATGTCTCCGACAGGAGTGATACGTTCCACATCTATCTGATGTCTCTCGACAGACCTGTCACTCGTCAGGATTTAGCCAAGCGCTTGCAATAGTTGTCAGTTATCGGTTATCAGTTACAAGCGGTTTTTGATACTCTTGGGGGCAATCCGAGAAACTGAAAGCACCCAAGTTAAGACACAACTCTTGTGACGAAAAAAATGCGACTGATTGCTGACGTTAATAGAGAGGTTAGAAGAACATGATCCGAGTAACTAAACCGGAAGGTTTCGGTAACATTCAATTGGAAGAGGTGCCGATACCGGAAATCAATGCGCAACAGGTTCGGGTACAGACAGATACGACGTTAATCAGCCGAGGGTCCGAACTGTTTCGACGCTATATCCGGGAAGAGGCTGTTTCGCCTTCAATTATGGGCTACTCTCTCACAGGCATTGTGGATGCCGTTGGCGCAGAGGTAACAGATTATGAGGTCGGTGAACGCGTCATGGTTGTAGCCCCACACGCGGAGTATGTGGTTGCTGAACCGAACGCAACGGATGGACGCATCGTCCCGCTCCTTGAAGGCGTCAGTTTTGAAGAGGGAACGTTTCTTCCGCTTGCGACGAGTGCTGTCGCTTGGTCAGACTCGTCTGGTGTGAAAGCGGGGGATACCGTCGTTGTGCTGGGACAGGGTTTAGTGGGAAGCCTTATGATGCAAGTGCTGCGAGGCTACGATCCCGCACAAATTATAACCGTGGACGCGTTACCACTCCGCTGTGAATTGTCGGCTAAACTCGGTGCCGATACAGTCGTAAATGCTGAGGACATCGATCCGGTGGAAGCCGTCTTGGAGCTCACCGACGGCGAAGGCGCAGATCTGGTGATAGATTGTGTCGGTGGCTACGCCGGGGTCAAATCGTTCGAGCAGGCGCAAGATATGACCCGTCGGTTTGGTATTATCCAACTCATCGCGCTCTACCAACAGGCACCCTTACCTTTACATTCCTCGAAGATGATGAGCAAACGTCTCGTTGCGGGTATCTTAACGGATGAACCCCGCTCTCAGATTGTGGCACGCGCCTTGCAAAAGATACGAAACGACGAAATCCGTGCGACTGAAATGGTTACCCATCGCTTCCACTACACCGAAGCGAAAGATGCTTTCGATCTTCTCTGGAATTCTCCGGGTGATACGCTTGGAGTGCTGATAAAATGGCAGTAGATCCCATTCCAGGAGAAGTCGACTTCCAGACGGAATTGCGCGGCGCGTCCCTCACATTTTCTGCGACGTGGGGACTCTTCTCGCCAAAAGCGATTGATGCAGGAACACACCTCTTAATTGAGCATCTGAATGTTCAGGACGGCGATATCTGTCTCGACCTCGGATGCGGATATGGTGCCATCGGTATCACGCTCGCCAAATGCGATCAAACGGCGACTGTCTATATGGTGGACAAGGATTTCGTCGCGGTTGACTACGCGCGTAAAAACGTCGAACAGAATCGACTCCAGAATTGTCACGTCCTTCTGAGCAACGGATTTAGCCATCTCCCCGATATTCAATTCGATCTCATTGCCTCTAACCTACCCGCCAACGTCGGTAAGGAGCTCCTACAGATTTTTCTGACCGATGCGAAGCAGTATCTCAAACCGAATGGGTGCCTCTATGTTGTCACCATTTCGGGACTTAGGGCGTTCATCAAACGCAATTTTCT contains the following coding sequences:
- a CDS encoding EamA family transporter yields the protein MKDFLLLFFNVLLTVIGQILFKHGMNTVGRINSLRDAMDKLVQAFLNPYILSGIAIYGFTTLVWLIILSRVKLSIAYPMLSSGYVLSILFSWMVFKESVPKIRIIGALIICIGVYLVAQGES
- a CDS encoding zinc-binding dehydrogenase; amino-acid sequence: MIRVTKPEGFGNIQLEEVPIPEINAQQVRVQTDTTLISRGSELFRRYIREEAVSPSIMGYSLTGIVDAVGAEVTDYEVGERVMVVAPHAEYVVAEPNATDGRIVPLLEGVSFEEGTFLPLATSAVAWSDSSGVKAGDTVVVLGQGLVGSLMMQVLRGYDPAQIITVDALPLRCELSAKLGADTVVNAEDIDPVEAVLELTDGEGADLVIDCVGGYAGVKSFEQAQDMTRRFGIIQLIALYQQAPLPLHSSKMMSKRLVAGILTDEPRSQIVARALQKIRNDEIRATEMVTHRFHYTEAKDAFDLLWNSPGDTLGVLIKWQ
- a CDS encoding methyltransferase, which produces MAVDPIPGEVDFQTELRGASLTFSATWGLFSPKAIDAGTHLLIEHLNVQDGDICLDLGCGYGAIGITLAKCDQTATVYMVDKDFVAVDYARKNVEQNRLQNCHVLLSNGFSHLPDIQFDLIASNLPANVGKELLQIFLTDAKQYLKPNGCLYVVTISGLRAFIKRNFLTIFGNYQKVKQRHTHTVAMATRV